Below is a genomic region from Rhodoligotrophos appendicifer.
GATGAGGTCGATTGACTGAGCCTCCATCCCGGCATCTTGCAAGGCGGCGCGGGCGGCGGCGACGGCCAAGCTGCCGGTTGTCTCTCCCTCGGCAGCCAGATATCGCTGCTTGATGCCTGTCCGTTCCACGATCCACTCGTCGCTGGTCTCGACGATACGGGTGAGATCGTGATTGGAGACGGCGTTTTTCGGCAAGGACGATCCGATGCCCTGGATCACGGCACGACGCATGGATTAAACACCTTCCGCGTTCAACGCCGTCGTCAGACTTGCCTGCGTTGCGCTTTGTTTGGCCGCGAGATCTGCAGCGATTTTATCGATCAGTTTGCTGCGCGTCGTTTCGACCGCAACATCGATGGCCGCAGCAAAGCCGAAGCCGTCGGTGCCTCCATGGCTTTTCACCACGATGCCGTTGAGGCCCAGGAAAACGCCGCCATTCTTGGTTCTCGGGTCAAGTCGCGCCCGGAGGGCATCGAAAGCGCCACGAGCGAAGAAATAGCCGAGTCTCGTCATCCAGGTCCGGTTCATGGCCTCGCGCAGGTAGCCGGTCAGCAATCTGACCGTACCCTCTGCCGCCTTCAATGCGATGTTGCCGGTAAATCCCTCGATGACGAACACGTCTACGGTGCCCTTGCCGATGTCGTCGCCTTCGACGAAGCCGTAATACTCGATCGGAAGTTCTGCCTCACGCAACATTTTCCCGGCTTTGCGAACCTCCTCGACGCCCTTCATCTCTTCGATGCCGACATTGAGCAAGCCGACGGTTGGTCGCTCCATGCCGAGCATGCAGCGCGCCATGGCCTCACCCATGATGGCATAGTCGAACAATTGTTCGGCATCGGCCCCGATGGTCGCTCCGAGGTCGAGCACGACGGAATCGCCGCGCAAGGTGGGCCATAGCCCGGCGATGGCGGGGCGCGAGATGCCCGGCATTGTCTTGAGGATCACCTTTGCCATGGCCATCAAGGCTCCGGTATTGCCCGCCGACACGGCGACGTCAGCGCGGCCGGTGCGAACGGCGTCGATGGTCATCCACATGCTGGAATTATGCCGGCCTCGGCGCAGGGCCTGACTGGGCTTGTCCTCCATCGCCACGGCCACGTCCGTATGCACGACTTCGGATCTGTCCCTGACCCGCGGATATCTGGCGATGATGGGGTCCAGCTTTGCCTGATCACCGAACAACAGCAGGCGGATTTCAGGCCAGCGCTCGAGGGCGAGGTCGGCTCCCGGCACCACCACCTCGGGTCCCCGGTCGCCCCCCATGGCATCGAGCGCGATGGTCAGAGGACGCGGCATGGATGCGAAAATGTCATGGACGGCATGTCTACAGCTTTAGAGGGTTTTGGCGCGGTCGTCGCCGCTGAGCCGCGGAACATTACGCATTCGCCCGAGGGAGACAACTGGAAACTAGAAATCGAACTCGTCCTGCCCTCGCGATCCGGCCCATCGATCATGTATCGCTGTTATCCGCATCTGCACGCTTTTTCAACGCGGCCAGAGTTGCAAAGGGTCCCGGCGGCACCTCGGTCGCCTGTCCTAGCACGTATCGGGCATCGACGGCGGCATCTGCTTTTCGGGGATAGGGATCGAGCGCTAGGGCAAGTTCTTCAACCACCACCTCGCCCAGATCCACGACATTTCCCTCTATGGCTTGCGGCGGCTCCTCCTCATCCGCATCGATGAAGAGCTCACCCTCCTCGACCGCTGCTATGGCCTTGGCTGGCAGGAAGTAGCGCTCGAACTTTTCCTCGTAAGTGAGCACCAGGGGCTCCAAAGTGACGACACAGCTTTGCTCGACCTCAGCGTGAAATGCCCCGCTGACATGGAGGCCGCCTTTTTTCCAAGGCAGCACAGTCGCCTCGGCCCGCAATGCGTACACGTCGAGAATCCCAAGCCGCTGCGCGACAAGCCGACACTCCGCCTGTGTGGCCATCACGCTTTCGTCCCCACCCGCACCGATTCGCTCGACCATGATCGGCCGGGAAAATTCACTGTCCATGAGCGACCCCTTCCATGGCTCGTGAGGACTTTGCCTTTTCCGAATCATGACATGACCTCACGGCTGGGAATACGATTCTTCCCTCAAGAATTCCCGCGATGCCGACCGACCTCAGGAAGTGGTCCGCCCTGATCACATAATCTGCCAACTCAGAGGCACCGGCCTTGTCGGTGAAGTGGATGTTACGCGCCAGCACTTCGGTGGCGGCCACCCTCGGATGCTCATCCGCAAGGGCTGCATCGAGGGCCTTGCCACGTCCGTAAAAGGCTTCTGCGAGCTTTCTGACCTTCTTTCCTACAGACAGATCGGCGACTCCCAGCTCGCGCAGATTATGGTCGAAATCGCTGAACATAACGGCGCAGAGGTCCTCGCCCAGGGCGCTACTGGGTCCCTCATCCTGCCGCAGTCGACGGAGGGCCAGAACCACATGCAGAACCACGAGTTCGAAACGGCCTTCAACCGTATCCGGCACATGGAAATGCGTATAGAACTCAGGCTGCCGCGCCTGCGCCACAATAGTCTCATAAAGGGCACGAGGGGTCCTGCTGCGGTGGTGTCGTCCGAACAGTCTGTTGAGAATCATCATTCCTTGCCGGCGGTGCTCGTCCAGGACCTGTCGCTTGCCAAACGCCTGTTGTCCAGGGTAACTCACGTTGCAGCAGCAACTAAGATCGGGTCATTCACCCAACAAGTAAAGGGATCGCTTGCGTGGTCAATCCTTCAAGTCAGTCTCGCCGTGCGGTGCTTCGTAACGGATTGCTTGCCTTGGGGCTAGTCGGCCTCACCGCGGCATGCAGCCCTGTTGTTGATCATCGCGGCTATCTTCCTCATGGCGATGACCTGAAAAAGGTACAGGTGGGCATGAGCAAGACTGAGGTGCAGGCTCTGCTCGGCAGCCCGTCCACCTCCGCCACGGTGAATTTCCAGGGTGATAGCTACTACTATATTTCCGATACGGTTGAGCAGGAGGCATTTTTTCGCCCCACCGTTGTTGATCGGCAAATCTTCGCGATCCGCTTCACCCGCACCGATCAGGTTGAGAGTTTCGCTCTTTACGGGCTGGAGGATGGCCGGATCATTGACTTCAATACCCGCCAGACCCCAACCCGCGGCAAAGAGCTGACGCTGCTGCAACAGCTCTTCGGCAATATCGGCAAGTTCGATCCAGGCGATACCGGAGACAGTCGTGGCCCCGGCGGATCGATCAGCGGTAGTCCGTTCTAGGAATGATATTGGTTCGACCTCTGGTGGAAGAGGGCCGACGAAGCGAATTCCAAGAAGCTGTAATCCTCACCATTATAGTTGAGCTGGGGGATTTGGCGGACGATATCTTTCAGCGTCCGCCATGCATCCTCCCGCGAGGCGCCAGCCTCGCTGGCGGCACGCAACATCGCCATGGCATATTGCCATTTCTGCGTCGAGCCGCTGTCGAAGCCGCCGCCGTGCTCTAGCATATGGCTGAGGGCATCGAGTTCGATCTTGCGGAGATTGGAAGTCATGGCCATGAGCGCACACCTTTCGCAACAGGGTTCAATAGCCAGCAGCATGAAATAAATCCGTTGTTACAACCTTAACGTTCATAGAGTCGCGAACGCATCAGCATCACCGCACTGAAACAAAAACCCCCGCGGGGAAATCCCGCGGGGGTCTGAATGACGCCGAGCAGCCTGTGGCTTATGCGCTGTGCGCCAGAACGGCCAGCAGCAGCAAGGCAACGATGTTGGTGATCTTGATCATCGGATTGACCGCCGGACCCGCCGTATCTTTGTACGGATCTCCGACTGTATCGCCCGTCACCGCCGCCTTATGGGCTTCCGAGCCCTTGCCGCCGTAATGCCCGTCCTCGATGTACTTCTTGGCATTGTCCCAGGCGCCGCCCCCAGCTGTCATGGAGATGGCCACGAACAGGCCGGTCACGATGACGCCCAGCAGCATCGCGCCTACAGTTGAGAACGCCGCGTTCTTGCCTGCGATCGCGTTGATCACGAAATAGACCACGATCGGCGACAGCACCGGCAGCAGCGACGGCACGATCATCTCCTTGATCGCCGCCTTGGTCAAAAGGTCGACCGCGGCCTTGTAGTCCGGCCGGTCCTTGCCCTGCATGATGCCTGGCTTTTCGCGGAACTGCCTGCGCACCTCCTCCACGATTGCGCCTGCCGCGCGGCCCACTGCCGTCATGGCGATGCCGCCGAACAGATAGGGCAACAGGCCCCCGAGCAGCAGCCCCACCACCACATAAGGGTTGGAGAGCGAGAATGTAATTTCGCCGACGTCTCGGAAATACGGATACTGCTCGGCATTGGCCGTGAAAAACTGCAGATCCTGGGTATAGGCGGCAAACAGCACCAGCGCACCGAGACCGGCCGAGCTGATGGCGTAGCCCTTGGTCACGGCTTTCGTTGTATTTCCCACCGCATCAAGAGCATCCGTTGTCTTGCGCACATCGGCCGGCAAATCCGCCATTTCGGCGATGCCGCCGGCATTGTCGGTCACCGGTCCGAAGGCATCCAAGGCCACTACGAGCCCTGCCAGTGATAGCATTGTCGTGACCGCGATTGCGATCCCGAACAGTCCAGCCAAGCTGTAGGTGACGATGATGGCGCCGATGATGACCAGCGCCGGCAGCGCCGTGGCCTCCAGCGAGATCGCCAGACCCTGGATCACATTAGTGCCATGCCCCGAGACCGAGGCCTTGGCGATCGACTTCACCGGCCGATAATTGGTGCCGGTGTAATATTCCGTGATCACGATGATGAGCGCGGTGACGACGAGGCCCGCGGCGCCGCACCAGAAGAGGTCAAGACCGGTGAAAGTCACCCCGCCGGCAGTCATCTCGGTGGACATGCCCACCATATAGGCGGTGATCGGCCAGAGCGCGATCAGCGACAGGACGCCGGTGACGATGATGCCTTTGTAGAGGGCTCCCATGATCGACTGGCTGGATCCGAGTTTCACGAAGAATGTTCCGATGATCGAGGTGATCACGCAGACACCCGCGATGGCCAGGGGATAGACCATGGCCGCGGTCGACATTGCCGTCCCGGCGAAATAGATCGATGCCAGCACCATGGTGGCGACGATGGTCACCGCGTAAGTCTCGAACAGATCCGCTGCCATGCCCGCGCAGTCGCCGACATTGTCGCCGACATTGTCGGCGATCGTGGCCGGATTGCGTGGATCATCCTCCGGAATGCCGGCTTCGACCTTGCCCACGAGATCGCCACCCACATCCGCACCCTTGGTGAAGATGCCGCCACCGAGCCGCGCGAAGATCGAGATCAGCGAGGCGCCAAATCCGAGGGCGACCAGGGCATCGATGACCAATCGGTCGCCTGGCGCATAGCCGGCAAACTGCGTGAGCACCATGAAGTAGACGGCAACCGCCAGCAGCGCGAGCCCGGCAACCAGCAGCCCCGTGACAGCGCCGGCCCGAAAGGCGATGCTGAGGCCAGAGGCAAGGCTGACGCTGGCGGCTTGCGCGGTGCGGACATTCGCCCGGACCGACACCAACATTCCGATATACCCCGCAGCGCCGGAGAGCACCGCGCCGACGAGAAAGCCGACCGCCACCAGCAGGCCGAGCAACCAGGCGACAATGATGAAAATCACCACGCCGACGATGGCAATGGTCGTGTACTGCCGGGCCAGATAGGCCATGGCGCCTTCTTGGATCGCGCCCGCGATCTCGCGCATGCGGGCATTGCCCGCATCCGCAGCCATCACCGATTGGATGGCCCAGACCCCATAGACGATCGACAGCGCCCCGCAGGCGATGATCAGCCAGATTTCGAGACTCATAATTATTTTCCTGAGGTTCCCTAGATTTCCCCTCCGCCTGATAAGCTCCGGAACGAAAGCCCGCGGGCGAGCTGCCCGTGTTTACCTGGCACTGAGTGCGCGGATGATCGCCGAATTTCCTATGGCGACGCAACACTTATGGAATTGCGATGAACTCTTTTTCGAAAATCTTCGGGAACCGGGACCGAATGGAGGGCTGGAGGAGGCACTGAGTGCCTCGAAAAGCGGCGGCCGGCGCCTCATTGCACTTCCCGGCCGACCCCGCGCCCATGTGATTTCTTCAACCAGAACAGCATCGCCAGCACCACCAGAACCATGGGAAAAATGGCCAGATTGACGGCCGTCCATCCTAAGCTGCTGAGCAGTTTTCCAGACGAGAGCGAGGCAATGGCGACGGTAGTGAACACGGCGAAGTCGTTGACCGCCTGCACCTTGTTCTTTTCCTCCGAGCGATAGCAGTCGGTCACCATGGTGGTGGCGCCGACAAAACCGAAATTCCAGCCGACCCCCAGGAGAATCAGTCCCACGGTGAAATGTCCCATGCCGATTCCGCTCACGCCGGTGGTGGCCGCAGCCGTGAGCAGCAGCATGCCGGCGGTCATCACACGCGGTGCGCCGAAGCGGTTGATCAGATGGCCGGTGAAGAAACTTGGCACATACATCGCCAGTACATGCCATTGGATGACAAAGGCGGCAGCGTTGAAGCTAAGGCCGCATCCGACCATGGCGATAGGGGTAGAAGTCATGACGAAGTTCATCATGCCGTAACTCATCATACCGGCGACGATTGCCGCGATCAGCCGCGGCTGCCTGAGCAAGGTGCTCAGGGGACGGCCGCTTCCCATGCTGTGGCTCGTCTTCACGTGCGGAATGTTGATGAGGCTTAGAATTCCCATGGCGAGGATGGTGAGCCCGGCACTGGCCACGAAGCAGCCGGCAAACAGCACGGGCGCAAACAGGTCCCGCGTTGCCATCACCAGGAACGGCCCGATAAAGGCGGAGGCGACCCCGCCGATCATCACCCACGAGATGGCCTTGGCCTTGAATGATTCGCGCGCCGTATCGACGACCGCGAAGCGATAGTACTGACCGAAGGCTTGGTAGCTTCCACAGAGCAGAGTCGCGATGCAGAACATCTCGAAGCTCTGCACCAGGATCGCATAGGCCGCGAGCAGAGCACCACCCAGGCCGATCAGCGCCCCGAGCAGGAACCCCGGCCGTCGTCCTATTTTGCCCATGAGCAGCGACGCCGGGACGGTGCTCAGCGCCGTTCCGATGACGAATGTCGAAGCCGGCAGTGTGGCAAGGCCCTGATCGCTTGCAAGCATGCTGCCGACAAGGCCCGCATTGGTGATAAGGATGACAGTGCTGGACGAATAGAGCGCCTGCGCCACCGCCAGGAGGAACGCGTTTCGCCGCGCGGCGGCATCGGTGGTTGGCTGTACGGAATTCATCGGCCGGACACTAATCCTAGCGATATCCGCAGGGAAGCAAGAAGCGACGTCTCGCCGCCTCTATTTGAAGTGGCTGTAGGAGCCCTGCGCAAAATGCAGCACTTCGCCCTGGGCGCCGATGAGTTGCGGTGGTGTTGTCCCGGGGACCAAGTCGCCGATGGCCGTGACCTTGACACCGGCGTTGTCAGCCGCGGCCTCGAAATGATCAGCATCCTCCGGCGGAACGCTGCACAGGATCTCGTAGTCGTCGCCCCCCGTGAGACAGGTCTCCAACAGGCCCGGAGTCTTGCTAATGAGCCGGGTGGCCGTTTGGCCGAGGGGGATCCGCTGGGCATCGATCCGTGCAGTGAGACCGGATGCCCAGCACAGCAGACCGAGATCTCCCACCAGCCCATCTGAAACGTCCATCGCCGCGTGAGCGTGTGCTAACAGTGCAGGCACAAGATCGACCCTTGGCTCCGGCAACCAGTAGCGTCGCCGCAGATCATCGTCATCCGTCTCGATCCGGCCCTGGAGAGCGGCAAGTCCGAGGGCGCTGTCGCCGATGGTGCCGGAGACATAGACGATGTCGCCTGCCCTTCCCCCGCCGCGGCGCAGAATGCGGCCCTGGGGCACGTCACCGAAGGCGGTGACGGTCAACGTTAGCGGCCCCGGTGTCGCCACCGTGTCGCCGCCCATCAGCGTGCATCCGAATCGCGACTGATCCTCGGCCAGTCCGTCAGCAAAGCGCTGAATCCACGCTTCATCCTGGTCTTCGCTGAGAGCGATCGCCAGTACATAGCCGCGAGCTTTCGCCCCTTTCGCCGCGAGATCCGAAAGATTGACCCTGAGCGCCTTCTTGGCGACCAGTAAGGGATCGTCTGTCGACAGGAAATGCACGTCTGCCACTAGGCTGTCGACGGTGATGACCACGTCCATGCCTGGTTTCGGGGCATAGGATGCGGCGTCATCCTTGAGACCCGCCGCTCCGTCATCGCCCTCAGCCAGCGGAGCAAACACTCTCTGGATGAGCGCCTGCTCCCGCGACAGGGTCATGGGCGCCTCGCGACCCGCGTCGTCTCCACCGGTCCGTTGCCCCGGCTCATCCGAATTCTTTCTCCCGAGCGCTGCGGCCAAGCCGATCCAGCACCCCGTTGACGAGACGGGGTTCGTCGGTGCCGAAGAAGGCGTGCGTGACCTGGACATATTCGTTGATCACGACCCGCACCGGCACGTCGCGCCGCGATGTCAGCTCGTAGGCGGCGGCGCGCAATATGGCGCGCAAGGTGGCGTCGAGCCGATTGAGCGCCCATCCCTCCGCGAGCACCGCATTGATCATGGGATCAATTGTCAACTGTTCACGAAGCACTCCGGTCACCAAGTCGCGGAGAAATGGAAAATCCGCCTCGCCGCATTGCCCGCCTTCGAAATCCTCCCCCAGTCGCGTGGAGCCGAACTCGGCCAGCACATCGGCGAGTTCGGAATGGGCCACGTCCATCTGATAGAGAGCCTGTACCGCCCCCAACCGTGCTGCCGTACGCGGCATCAAGGTCTTGTCGCGGGTCGTTTGTGCCGGTTCGCTCATCATTCTAACCTTGCAGCTCGGCCCTCAGCCGCGCCATGTGGATCGCAGCCATCGCGGCCGCGCCTCCCTTGTTCAACTCGCCCACGCGCGCCCGGGCCCAGGCTTGCTCGTCGTCTTCCACGGTCAGGATGCCATTGGCGATGGCCAGCCCCCGATTGACCGAGAGATCCATCAGCGCCCGCGCCGATTCATTGGCGACGATGTCAAAATGATGGGTTTCCCCGCGGATTACGCAGCCCAGCGCGACATAGCCGTCAAAGGCCTGCCGCCGTCCGTTCTCTACATAAGCGATGATGGCTGGAATTTCGAGCGCTCCCGGGACGGTGACGAGCTCATATTCGCCCCCCTCTGCCTCGATGGCGGCGACAGCGCCGCGCACCATCTCGTCTAGCAACTCATCGTAAAAGCGCGCCTCGATGATCAGAATGCGCGGAAAGGCCATGGGAAACATCCGTCGGGTTGCGCGGCCTGGGATCTAGGCCGTCTCGTTAAGGCGGGCCACATAGCGCGCCATGGTATCGATCTCAATATTCACTTTATCGCCGGCGGTGATCTGTCCCCAGGTGGTGACCTCTTGCGTATGGGGGATGATATTGACGCCGAACAGGGACCCGTCGACCTCGTTCACCGTCAGCGAAGTTCCATCCAGGCAAACGGATCCCTTTGGAGCGATGAAGCGCGCTAGAGCGTCGGGTGCGCGGAACCGGAAGCGCATGGACCCGCCCTCGGGTTCACGTCCGACCACCGCAGCCATGCCGTCCGCATGGCCCGTGACGAGATGACCTCCCAGCTCGTCACCTATCCGCAGCGCGCGTTCCAGGTTGATCCGCGTGCCGATGCGCCATTGGCCCAGCGTCGTCACATCCAGCGTCTCCTTGGACGCCTGCACGACGAAATAGCTGCGGTCCATCTGATAGGGACCGGTTTCGATCACCGTGAGGCAAACGCCCGAGCAGGCGATCGAGGCTCCTAGCGCGATGGTGGCGGGGTCATAATGACAGGCGATGGTCAGGCGCCGGTCGCCCGCATCCTCTTGAGCGACCAATTCGCCGATATCGCTTACGATGCCTGTGAACATGGGATGCCTTCAAACGAGCCGATGGTGTTAGCCGGATGTCGCGGCCGCCCTCACATAAACCGTCAGCCGGTCTTCACCAAACCATTCTTCCTCGTTAAGCGCGAAGCGCGCAGACTCGGTAATGCTTTTGATGGGTGTCCCGCCCAGCGCATCGACGGCCTCGTCCCCCAGTTCCTTCCGGGAGGTGAACAGGGCCACCTCATCCACCAGATCGGCGGCAAGCAGGCCGGCTGCGATCTGCGCGCCGCCTTCCACCATCACCCGGCCCACGCCACGGTCGCCAAGCGTCGCCAGAGCTCGTCCGAGATCGACTCTTCGCCCCTTGCCTTCGCCGCAAACCAGGATCTCGACACCTGCCGAAAGCAGCGTCTCGGCCTCCCAATTGTCGGGCTCGCGCGCGCTGAGAATCCACACGGGAGTTTTGCGTGCTGTGGTGGCCAGCACCGATCTGGGCGGAATAAGTCCTTCGGAGGCCACCACCGCCCGGATGGGTGACCGATCGCCCAGTCCTGGCAGACGACAGGTGAGCGCCGGATTGTCGATGAGGATCGTGTTGCGACCGACGAGGATAACGTCGGATTCGGCGCGCATCAGGTGGCTGCGCGCCCGTGCTGCCTCGCCGGTGATCGTGGTGGAAACCCCAGGCTGAGCCGCAATTTTTCCGTCCGCCGAGACGGCGAGTTTGAGAATCATGTGGGGCCGCCCCAGTGTCATGCGGGTGAGGAATCCGACCATGTCCTGGCGCGCCTCAGCCGCCATCACCCCGGTGACGACCGAAATGCCCGCCTCCTGCAGCATGGCATGCCCCCGTCCCGAGACCCGCGGGTCGGGATCGACACAGGTTGTGACGACGCGAGCAACTCCCGCCTCTGCCAGTCCTTTTGCGCAGGGCGGTGTCTTGCCGTAATGGGCACAGGGCTCCAGGGTCACATAGGCCGTAGCGCCTCGCGCCTTCTCGCCGGCATGTTCCAGAGCGACCTGCTCGGCATGGGGGCGCCCACCGCGCCCGGTCCAGCCCACAGCGATGATCTGTGGCGGCGTAAAGCTTTCGTCCACGATCAGGCAACCGACCGCTGGATTGGGACCGGTATTGCCGATGTTGCGACGACCCAGGCGCAGGGCCAAAGTCATGAAATGAGCGTCATAGGGACGAATCTCGGTCATGGGCGAGCTTCCAGCAGGCTTTCGGCTCATTCCCGGTTCTCGTCGACCGGCCGCTCCCCATCCCCGGACAATTCCCCGAGCAGCTCCTCGAAATCCTTGGCCTCGCGGAAGTTCTTATAGACCGAGGCGAAGCGGACATAGGCGACGTCGTCAAGCGCCTTCAGCGCCTCCATGACGAGCTTGCCGACCGTTTCGGAGCGAACCTCGTTTTCACCGAGGCTCTCGAGGCGGCGCACGATGCCGCTGGTCATGCGTTCGACCCGATCTGGGTCGACCGGCCTTTTCCTGAGGGCGATCTGCAGCGATCGAACCAGCTTGTCCCGCTCGAACGGCACCCGTCGGCCCGAACGCTTCAGCACCATGAGCTCGCGCAGCTGCACCCGCTCGAACGTCGTAAAGCGCCCCCCGCAATCGGGACACGATCTGCGTCTTCGGATGGCCGAATTGTCCTCGGTCGGGCGCGAATCCTTCACTTGCGTGTCGGTGTTCCCGCAATAGGGACAGCGCATCCCTTCCCGCCTTTCCGCTGATCGTGTCAGCTATAGATCGGAAACCGACCGGTGAGTTCGAGGACCTTTTGCTTCACTGCGGCCTCAACCTGCCCGTTCCCCTGCTCGCCATTGCGCACGAGCCCGTCGAGCACTTCCACGATCATCTCACCCACATGGCGAAATTCTGCAACCCCGAAACCGCGCGTCGTGCAGGCGGGCGTCCCCAGGCGGATGCCGGAGGTGATGGTGGGCTTCTCTGGATCGAAGGGCACGCCGTTCTTGTTGCAGGTGATGTTGGCTCGACCCAGGGCCGCCTCGGCATCCTTGCCCGTGAGCTTCTTCGGCCGCAGGTCCACGAGCATGAGATGCGTGTCCGTACCGCCCGAGACGATGTCGAATCCCGCCTCGGCGATCACCGCGGCGAGAGCCTTGGCATTGTCGGCGACGGCTTGGATATAGTCTTTATAGTCCGGCCGCAGCGCTTCGCCGAAGGCCACGGCCTTGGCGGCGATCACATGCATCAAAGGTCCGCCTTGGAGGCCAGGAAACACCGCGGAATTGATTTTCTTCGCCAGGCCCTCGTCATTGGTCAACACCATACCGCCGCGCGGTCCGCGCAACGTCTTGTGTGTCGTCGTCGTCGCGACATGGGCATGGGGGAAAGGGCTCGGATGGATGCCGGCCGCGACGAGACCCGCGAAATGGGCCATGTCGACCATGAAGTATGCGCCAACCATGTCGGCGATTTCGCGAAAGCGCTTGAAGTCGATGATCCGGGGATAGGCCGAGCCTCCCGTGATGATGAGCTTCGGCTTGTGCTCACGCGCAAGCCTTTCGACCTCCTCGAAATCGATCTGATGCGTATCTTGGCGCACGCCATACTGGACGGCGTTGAACCACTTGCCAGACTGGTTCGGCGCCGCGCCATGGGTCAGGTGTCCACCCGCCGCCAGGCTCAAGCCCAGAAAAGTGTCGCCCGGCTGCAGCAGAGAGAAGAATACTGTTTGGTTCGCCTGTGCTCCCGAATGCGGCTGCACATTGGCGAAGCCGCAGCCGAACAGCTCCTTGGCGCGCTCGATCGCCAGGGTCTCGGCGACATCCACATACTGACAGCCGCCATAATACCGCCGGCCCGGATAGCCTTCCGCATATTTATTGGTGAGCACGGAGCCCTGAGC
It encodes:
- the ribD gene encoding bifunctional diaminohydroxyphosphoribosylaminopyrimidine deaminase/5-amino-6-(5-phosphoribosylamino)uracil reductase RibD — protein: MTEIRPYDAHFMTLALRLGRRNIGNTGPNPAVGCLIVDESFTPPQIIAVGWTGRGGRPHAEQVALEHAGEKARGATAYVTLEPCAHYGKTPPCAKGLAEAGVARVVTTCVDPDPRVSGRGHAMLQEAGISVVTGVMAAEARQDMVGFLTRMTLGRPHMILKLAVSADGKIAAQPGVSTTITGEAARARSHLMRAESDVILVGRNTILIDNPALTCRLPGLGDRSPIRAVVASEGLIPPRSVLATTARKTPVWILSAREPDNWEAETLLSAGVEILVCGEGKGRRVDLGRALATLGDRGVGRVMVEGGAQIAAGLLAADLVDEVALFTSRKELGDEAVDALGGTPIKSITESARFALNEEEWFGEDRLTVYVRAAATSG
- the nrdR gene encoding transcriptional regulator NrdR, which codes for MRCPYCGNTDTQVKDSRPTEDNSAIRRRRSCPDCGGRFTTFERVQLRELMVLKRSGRRVPFERDKLVRSLQIALRKRPVDPDRVERMTSGIVRRLESLGENEVRSETVGKLVMEALKALDDVAYVRFASVYKNFREAKDFEELLGELSGDGERPVDENRE
- a CDS encoding riboflavin synthase translates to MFTGIVSDIGELVAQEDAGDRRLTIACHYDPATIALGASIACSGVCLTVIETGPYQMDRSYFVVQASKETLDVTTLGQWRIGTRINLERALRIGDELGGHLVTGHADGMAAVVGREPEGGSMRFRFRAPDALARFIAPKGSVCLDGTSLTVNEVDGSLFGVNIIPHTQEVTTWGQITAGDKVNIEIDTMARYVARLNETA
- the glyA gene encoding serine hydroxymethyltransferase; the protein is MSSSARREARAVEEAFFHGSVAEQDPEIAAAISQELSRQQHEIELIASENIVSKAVLEAQGSVLTNKYAEGYPGRRYYGGCQYVDVAETLAIERAKELFGCGFANVQPHSGAQANQTVFFSLLQPGDTFLGLSLAAGGHLTHGAAPNQSGKWFNAVQYGVRQDTHQIDFEEVERLAREHKPKLIITGGSAYPRIIDFKRFREIADMVGAYFMVDMAHFAGLVAAGIHPSPFPHAHVATTTTHKTLRGPRGGMVLTNDEGLAKKINSAVFPGLQGGPLMHVIAAKAVAFGEALRPDYKDYIQAVADNAKALAAVIAEAGFDIVSGGTDTHLMLVDLRPKKLTGKDAEAALGRANITCNKNGVPFDPEKPTITSGIRLGTPACTTRGFGVAEFRHVGEMIVEVLDGLVRNGEQGNGQVEAAVKQKVLELTGRFPIYS